Proteins encoded in a region of the Candidatus Bathyarchaeia archaeon genome:
- the thpR gene encoding RNA 2',3'-cyclic phosphodiesterase codes for MSTVLKLVRSFIAIDLTVEDAVKRIAEAQAALKACGADLKLVEPENLHFTLKFLGELSSKEVEDVKEALGEVVFKPFKITLENVGFFPNANYIRVVWVGVSEGVEALQKVAAEVERRIVEKGFPRDERGFSPHLTIARVKPSRAREGLLRTVEAWRGRVFGSQEVWEVKLKKSDLTPSGPVYTDLYVRKAQP; via the coding sequence ATGTCGACGGTGTTGAAATTGGTGAGAAGCTTTATCGCCATAGACTTAACAGTTGAGGATGCTGTGAAGAGAATCGCGGAGGCGCAGGCCGCTCTGAAGGCCTGTGGAGCTGATTTGAAGCTGGTGGAGCCTGAGAACCTCCATTTCACCCTCAAGTTTCTGGGCGAGCTTTCCTCGAAGGAAGTGGAGGATGTGAAGGAGGCGTTGGGCGAAGTTGTGTTTAAACCGTTTAAAATCACCCTTGAAAACGTAGGCTTCTTCCCCAACGCGAATTACATTAGAGTGGTTTGGGTTGGGGTTTCAGAAGGGGTGGAGGCCCTTCAAAAGGTGGCTGCTGAGGTGGAGCGGAGAATCGTTGAGAAAGGGTTTCCCAGGGATGAGAGGGGGTTCAGTCCACACCTCACCATCGCTAGGGTGAAGCCCAGCAGGGCTCGAGAAGGCTTGTTGAGGACGGTGGAGGCGTGGCGGGGCAGGGTGTTCGGATCCCAGGAGGTGTGGGAGGTAAAGCTGAAGAAAAGCGACCTAACCCCTTCAGGACCCGTTTACACGGACCTTTACGTTAGAAAAGCCCAGCCTTGA
- a CDS encoding AAA family ATPase encodes MGRVRFPLNLSGLNAAGYLFLTGNSSYRWISVERGSVKVKVKRRVKGEVKTVLALAGMPGSGKGVFSEAASSLGVPVYVCGDVVRDEAVKMGLPVNRVSMRRLMFELRSLEGSAAVVKRLMPKLGGEQSRIMVVEGVRSLSEVEELRKVFHVLVCAVHASPDVRFKRLASRGRADDPRSVEEFKSRDMDELKLGLGDVIALADRVFINEGGLEEFKGEVKRFLEGFQRLGVHGDR; translated from the coding sequence ATGGGTAGGGTAAGGTTCCCATTAAACCTTTCAGGCCTAAATGCGGCGGGTTACCTTTTTCTTACCGGAAACTCATCATATAGGTGGATTTCGGTTGAGAGGGGTTCAGTAAAGGTGAAGGTGAAGAGGAGGGTGAAGGGAGAGGTGAAGACGGTGTTGGCGTTGGCTGGGATGCCGGGCTCCGGTAAAGGCGTGTTCTCGGAAGCGGCCTCCAGCCTCGGAGTTCCCGTGTATGTTTGCGGGGATGTGGTGCGAGATGAGGCTGTGAAGATGGGTTTGCCCGTTAACCGGGTCTCCATGAGAAGGCTGATGTTCGAGTTAAGAAGCTTGGAAGGCTCAGCCGCTGTGGTGAAGAGGTTGATGCCGAAATTGGGGGGTGAGCAGTCTAGGATCATGGTTGTGGAGGGTGTGCGTAGCCTGTCGGAGGTTGAGGAGTTGAGGAAAGTCTTTCACGTGTTAGTATGCGCTGTTCACGCGTCGCCCGATGTGAGGTTTAAGCGTTTAGCCTCTAGGGGTAGGGCTGACGATCCTCGAAGCGTGGAGGAGTTTAAATCTAGGGATATGGATGAGTTGAAGCTTGGTTTAGGGGATGTGATAGCCCTGGCGGATCGAGTGTTCATCAACGAAGGCGGGTTGGAGGAGTTTAAGGGTGAGGTGAAAAGGTTTTTGGAGGGGTTTCAACGCCTTGGGGTTCACGGTGACCGTTGA
- a CDS encoding RNA-binding domain-containing protein, which produces MGFTVTVEALVYPTEDPELVEKAVRAIFEGELKVEEVDGSELGLLKVTGFSDRLEALTPLKECVRRNRIRAAARAALLSSISGGELRFHLNKQVAYAGHVSFCQPERESPLGPITVTVVGEDLRKAVEWITQGEPEPESGGKS; this is translated from the coding sequence TTGGGGTTCACGGTGACCGTTGAAGCCTTGGTTTACCCCACCGAGGATCCTGAGCTGGTGGAGAAGGCGGTGAGGGCCATATTTGAGGGAGAATTGAAGGTGGAGGAGGTGGATGGGTCAGAGCTTGGGCTTCTCAAGGTCACTGGGTTCAGCGATCGACTAGAAGCCTTAACGCCTCTAAAAGAATGTGTGAGAAGGAATAGGATCAGGGCGGCGGCTAGGGCGGCCTTGCTGTCATCCATTTCGGGAGGCGAGTTAAGGTTCCATTTAAACAAGCAGGTGGCATACGCCGGCCACGTGTCCTTCTGCCAACCGGAGCGGGAGTCTCCGCTAGGCCCGATCACCGTCACCGTCGTTGGGGAAGACTTGAGGAAGGCGGTGGAATGGATCACCCAGGGGGAGCCTGAACCTGAAAGCGGTGGAAAAAGCTAA
- the rnz gene encoding ribonuclease Z, which yields MEVTFLGTSGSLPTSSRSLPSVLVREEGVLVMLDCGEGAQRQMMKAKVGFNKKMHILISHMHGDHVLGLPGLVQSMSLLGRTKPLYVYGPEGIKGFMEAVEKYVPCHLNFEVKVEEFHGNPVLEEQEFTVLATWVKHSLPTLGYAIVEKPKPGRFNPEEARRLGVPEGPLWKKLQRGETVLVKGRRVSPKRVVGPPRPGRKLVYSGDTRPCRSLITLAKGADLIIHEGTFSGSMADKAKAYLHSTSVEAAQVAVKAGVKKLALIHVSAIYGEKEEAELLQEARKVFPETFLAQDLMKVEV from the coding sequence TTGGAGGTTACGTTTCTAGGAACCAGCGGCAGCCTACCCACGTCAAGTAGAAGCCTGCCCAGCGTGTTGGTGAGGGAGGAAGGGGTTCTCGTCATGCTGGACTGTGGGGAGGGAGCGCAAAGGCAGATGATGAAGGCGAAGGTAGGGTTCAACAAGAAAATGCACATCCTCATCTCACACATGCACGGGGACCATGTGCTGGGGTTGCCGGGCCTCGTCCAGAGCATGAGCCTACTCGGTAGGACGAAGCCCCTGTACGTATACGGCCCTGAGGGGATTAAGGGCTTCATGGAAGCGGTGGAGAAGTATGTTCCATGCCACTTGAACTTCGAGGTTAAGGTTGAGGAGTTCCACGGCAACCCCGTCTTAGAGGAGCAGGAATTCACCGTCTTAGCGACTTGGGTGAAGCATTCCCTGCCTACGCTGGGCTACGCGATTGTGGAGAAGCCTAAACCCGGCAGGTTCAACCCTGAGGAGGCGAGGAGGCTGGGGGTTCCTGAAGGCCCGCTATGGAAGAAGCTTCAAAGAGGAGAAACGGTGTTAGTTAAAGGTAGGAGGGTTTCGCCGAAGAGGGTGGTAGGCCCTCCTCGGCCAGGTAGGAAGCTTGTCTACTCAGGGGACACGAGGCCCTGTCGAAGCCTCATCACCCTGGCGAAGGGAGCTGACCTCATCATCCATGAGGGAACGTTCAGCGGCTCCATGGCCGATAAGGCTAAGGCCTACCTGCACTCCACCTCTGTTGAAGCCGCCCAAGTGGCGGTGAAGGCTGGAGTGAAGAAGCTGGCCTTAATCCACGTAAGCGCCATATACGGTGAAAAGGAGGAGGCTGAGCTGCTCCAAGAAGCCAGAAAGGTGTTCCCGGAAACGTTCCTAGCCCAAGACTTGATGAAGGTTGAGGTCTAA
- a CDS encoding THUMP domain-containing protein, with product MGFGGSFKTKYLAYVSAEHPTLPSAELKALLEAEDVPFHVEERLPGILLIESPRPVEEVAKSLKRASMMKALYRLILDSQLQPEELKREVDGLEPPAEKGGTFSLRVNRAPTLSVKVDTARLEHLIGDLLRRKMGWSVDLKNPQVWFQGFALPDRILLGLNLYRRPLRAFESREPGARPRFHPATLTPKLARCMVNLSRARTGHLLLDPFCGVGGVLIEAGLIGCQVIGVDAQRRMCEGCLENLRHYGVNALGVLWGDALHLPVSQVDRVVADPPYGTAASTMKRSMKTLLEGFMPQCASILTRDGFACLAAPLGLGLANIGSAAGLTPVENHQIYVHRRLTREIVVFKKP from the coding sequence ATGGGCTTCGGAGGATCGTTTAAAACGAAGTACCTGGCCTATGTCTCAGCGGAGCATCCCACACTCCCCTCAGCGGAGCTGAAAGCCCTTTTGGAGGCTGAGGATGTTCCGTTTCACGTTGAGGAGCGTCTGCCTGGAATCTTGTTGATCGAGTCCCCGAGGCCAGTGGAAGAGGTGGCGAAGTCGTTGAAGAGGGCCTCGATGATGAAGGCCCTGTACAGGTTGATTTTGGATTCCCAGCTTCAGCCAGAGGAGTTGAAACGCGAGGTAGATGGATTGGAGCCCCCTGCGGAAAAGGGTGGAACGTTTTCCCTGAGGGTGAACAGGGCTCCAACCCTCAGCGTGAAGGTTGACACGGCTAGGCTGGAACACCTCATAGGGGACTTACTGCGAAGGAAGATGGGTTGGTCCGTGGACCTGAAGAATCCTCAAGTCTGGTTTCAGGGCTTCGCGCTTCCAGACAGGATCCTGCTCGGCCTCAACCTGTATCGGAGGCCTCTGAGAGCCTTCGAGAGCCGGGAGCCGGGTGCTCGACCTCGATTCCACCCAGCCACCCTAACCCCAAAACTCGCCAGGTGCATGGTGAACCTCTCCAGGGCTAGGACTGGACACTTGCTGCTCGACCCATTCTGCGGGGTGGGAGGCGTGTTAATCGAGGCGGGTTTAATCGGCTGCCAAGTCATCGGGGTTGACGCTCAGAGGAGGATGTGTGAGGGATGCTTGGAAAACTTGAGGCATTACGGTGTGAACGCCTTAGGCGTCTTGTGGGGTGACGCGTTACACTTGCCTGTCAGTCAAGTTGACCGGGTGGTCGCGGACCCACCCTATGGGACAGCGGCCTCCACCATGAAGAGGTCGATGAAAACCCTGTTAGAAGGCTTCATGCCTCAATGCGCCTCGATTCTGACGAGGGATGGGTTCGCCTGTCTAGCGGCCCCTCTAGGCCTCGGCTTAGCGAACATCGGATCCGCCGCGGGCCTCACACCTGTGGAAAACCATCAAATATACGTTCATAGGAGGCTTACTAGGGAGATCGTGGTATTCAAAAAACCGTAG
- a CDS encoding ribose-phosphate diphosphokinase codes for MKIDSVVIGPASVKLGSRLAAEASLEAVAVEHRTFPDGESYIRIDGDVSGKRVLAVQSTYPPQDRHLMQLYLIIDALKDLGAEEVYAAVPYLAYARQDGRFKPGEAVSIDTVIKLLEALRIDGFVTFNIHKAASMEAFHVPALNLSAMPAIGAYVKEMNVRRPLVAAPDEGAVHLAKEAAEALDAEYTWFEKRRDRSTGKVETSYRRLNVQDRDVLIVDDIVSTGSTIANVAQMVKAQGARRVLVGCVHALLAENALERMKAAGVDLLLGTDTVEGPVSQVSVASVLLDGLRRIV; via the coding sequence TTGAAAATAGATTCGGTTGTGATTGGACCGGCCTCGGTGAAGCTGGGTTCCAGGTTAGCCGCGGAGGCCTCCCTGGAGGCTGTGGCCGTTGAGCATAGAACCTTTCCAGACGGGGAATCCTACATCAGGATCGACGGAGACGTGTCTGGGAAGAGGGTGTTGGCCGTTCAGTCCACCTATCCTCCGCAAGATAGGCATCTCATGCAACTCTACTTAATCATCGACGCGTTAAAAGACCTAGGAGCCGAGGAGGTTTACGCCGCTGTACCCTACCTAGCCTACGCCAGGCAGGACGGGAGGTTCAAGCCAGGCGAAGCCGTCAGCATAGACACCGTGATCAAGCTGTTGGAAGCGTTACGCATAGATGGCTTCGTCACCTTCAACATCCATAAAGCGGCGTCGATGGAGGCCTTCCACGTTCCAGCGTTAAACCTCTCCGCCATGCCGGCCATAGGAGCCTACGTGAAGGAGATGAATGTGCGAAGGCCTTTGGTCGCGGCCCCTGACGAGGGCGCGGTGCACCTAGCCAAAGAGGCCGCCGAGGCTTTAGACGCGGAGTACACGTGGTTTGAGAAGCGCAGGGATCGTTCGACGGGTAAAGTTGAAACCTCCTATCGGAGGCTTAACGTCCAAGACAGGGACGTTCTCATCGTAGACGACATCGTGAGCACTGGCTCAACGATCGCCAACGTGGCCCAAATGGTGAAGGCTCAGGGCGCGCGCCGCGTGTTGGTGGGATGCGTCCACGCCTTACTGGCTGAGAACGCTTTGGAAAGGATGAAGGCGGCTGGAGTAGACCTGCTGCTGGGAACGGATACGGTTGAAGGCCCCGTCAGCCAGGTATCCGTGGCTTCCGTTCTCCTAGATGGGCTTCGGAGGATCGTTTAA
- a CDS encoding ATPase domain-containing protein: MVYGKTPLGVPGLDEMLGGGIPTGRVVLILGGPGTGKTVMCTQFLVTGLKMGEPGVFVSLDESKSHYYSEMEKFGWNLQGYEDKKMFAFLDATPIRHIPGELKVGKLTIGRKEFSLLSLIEAINAAVREIDAKRLVIDPVTALVFQYPDLVQRRTAMLDLMEALVATGATTLLSTELRTMGVERGVQVEEYLAHGVIVLQTLRIARAFVRVLHVEKMRETDADNQPRPYRITPKGIEVFPKEAVF, encoded by the coding sequence TTGGTTTACGGTAAAACTCCTTTAGGGGTTCCGGGCTTGGACGAAATGCTGGGCGGGGGCATCCCCACCGGGCGGGTGGTTCTGATTCTCGGGGGACCAGGAACTGGGAAAACAGTGATGTGTACTCAGTTCTTGGTTACGGGGTTGAAGATGGGTGAGCCTGGGGTGTTCGTGAGCCTCGACGAGAGCAAATCCCACTACTACAGCGAGATGGAGAAGTTTGGGTGGAACCTCCAAGGATATGAGGATAAGAAGATGTTCGCGTTTCTCGACGCCACGCCCATAAGGCATATACCTGGGGAGCTGAAGGTTGGGAAGCTTACGATTGGGAGGAAGGAGTTTTCCCTGCTCAGTTTGATAGAGGCGATCAACGCGGCTGTGAGGGAGATCGACGCGAAGAGGCTGGTCATAGACCCGGTTACAGCGCTCGTATTCCAGTATCCGGATCTTGTTCAAAGGAGAACCGCTATGCTGGACTTGATGGAGGCTTTGGTGGCAACAGGGGCCACAACCCTTCTGAGCACCGAGTTGAGGACGATGGGGGTGGAGAGAGGGGTTCAAGTGGAAGAATACCTGGCCCATGGAGTCATCGTGCTGCAAACATTGCGCATCGCCAGAGCCTTCGTGAGGGTTCTGCACGTGGAGAAGATGAGGGAAACCGACGCCGACAACCAGCCGAGGCCATACCGGATAACCCCCAAGGGAATAGAGGTGTTTCCGAAGGAAGCCGTCTTCTAA
- a CDS encoding type II/IV secretion system ATPase subunit gives MSVKGEFKGKRLIENPPSRCRVSTMESFSEEPKKEGEEREASPSFREVYPLKEPHVYAAVSTDPKTLGLKYLVIEPTLTEEEKKALGRIKEILFQVLDVDLRSLGGREKAEEWLRGYVKRVVKGYKVRVGEGSLDKIEYYLLRDLINYGKIDPLMHDHMIEDISCDGPRIPIYVWHRRYESLPTNIVFEDEDELDSFVVRLAYLAGKHISIANPLLDASLPDGSRIQLTYGREVTRKGSTFTIRRFRADPLTVTDLITFNTMNSDMAAWLWLMIEKKANILIGGGTASGKTTTLNALSAFIPPDQKIITIEDTAELNLPHENWISSVARIGFGSAGSAEITLFDLLKAAMRQRPDYVIVGEVRGEEAFTLFQAMATGHGGLSSIHCDSVVSAFNRLESEPMNIPKTLLPTLDVVVMQSKVRLADQTVRRITSIVEVLELDPVSKEIITSEVYRWNPRKDSFEYSGKSVLMDRVMEDYGLTREDALREFENRVMLLDWMALNNVRRIDEVGRALREYYADPERVMEKVKLRLSA, from the coding sequence ATGAGTGTTAAGGGTGAGTTTAAGGGAAAACGTTTAATTGAAAATCCTCCATCTCGGTGTAGGGTTTCTACGATGGAAAGCTTTTCAGAGGAGCCTAAGAAGGAGGGAGAGGAAAGGGAAGCCTCACCGTCTTTCAGGGAAGTTTACCCGTTGAAGGAGCCTCATGTGTACGCGGCTGTTTCAACGGATCCTAAGACCCTGGGTTTGAAGTACTTGGTGATAGAGCCTACTCTGACCGAGGAGGAGAAGAAGGCTCTGGGGAGGATTAAGGAAATTTTGTTTCAGGTTTTAGATGTAGACTTGAGGTCTCTGGGTGGGAGGGAAAAGGCTGAGGAGTGGCTGAGAGGATACGTTAAGAGGGTTGTGAAGGGTTATAAGGTTAGGGTTGGGGAGGGCTCCCTGGATAAGATAGAATATTACCTGCTGAGGGATCTTATAAACTATGGGAAAATTGACCCTTTGATGCATGATCACATGATTGAGGACATTTCCTGCGATGGCCCGAGAATACCGATATATGTATGGCATAGACGATACGAATCCCTTCCAACAAACATCGTGTTTGAAGACGAGGATGAACTGGACTCCTTCGTGGTGAGATTAGCATATCTGGCTGGTAAACACATCAGCATAGCGAACCCCTTGTTGGATGCGAGCCTGCCCGACGGAAGCCGAATACAGCTCACCTATGGGAGGGAGGTGACGAGGAAAGGAAGCACATTCACTATCAGGAGGTTTAGGGCCGATCCTCTCACCGTAACGGACCTCATAACCTTCAACACCATGAACTCGGATATGGCGGCTTGGCTTTGGCTTATGATAGAGAAGAAGGCTAACATCCTGATCGGCGGCGGAACCGCTTCAGGCAAGACAACCACTTTGAACGCTTTATCCGCGTTCATCCCTCCGGATCAGAAGATTATTACCATCGAAGACACGGCTGAGCTGAACCTCCCCCATGAGAACTGGATTTCCTCGGTGGCGAGGATTGGGTTTGGGTCCGCCGGATCGGCGGAGATCACCCTGTTCGACTTGCTGAAAGCCGCCATGAGGCAGAGGCCAGACTACGTTATAGTCGGCGAGGTCAGGGGCGAAGAGGCGTTCACATTGTTTCAAGCCATGGCTACGGGCCACGGAGGATTATCGAGCATACACTGCGACTCGGTTGTCTCAGCGTTTAACAGACTGGAATCAGAGCCCATGAACATTCCTAAAACACTGTTGCCGACGCTTGACGTCGTCGTCATGCAGTCGAAGGTTAGGTTAGCTGACCAAACAGTTAGACGGATCACGAGCATCGTAGAGGTTTTGGAGCTGGACCCTGTTTCGAAGGAGATCATTACAAGCGAGGTTTACAGGTGGAATCCTAGAAAAGACAGCTTCGAATACTCAGGCAAAAGCGTCCTAATGGATAGAGTGATGGAGGATTATGGTTTAACTAGGGAGGATGCGTTAAGGGAATTCGAGAATCGTGTGATGCTGCTGGATTGGATGGCGCTTAACAATGTGAGGAGGATCGATGAGGTAGGTAGGGCGTTAAGGGAGTATTACGCGGATCCGGAGAGGGTGATGGAGAAGGTGAAGTTGAGGCTGAGCGCATGA
- a CDS encoding type II secretion system F family protein, translating into MKNKGVNEREELQDLVLAPYRLMGGVVTRLQPLFKGLDKTLLKANMKVAFPAYVAFTVFYSAVGAVSIFIPSLLLGLTLGATLKTALLVAFLLGSLSGIIVFAALYLYPSMQADNRKRILDEELPYVASHMAVLSRAGLPPERIFRSMAGVGSPGFRSVAAEEARNIIRDVSLLGYDVISAMKRCIQNSPSKRFIDFLDGFISVTRSGGDLTAYFLSSAKAFMESARIAARQLVETLGGIAEAYVSMMVVFPLIVVIMLSVMGMIGGGLGGFSAVTVLEIVTYAAVPMLALILLLLLDSIMPPR; encoded by the coding sequence ATGAAAAATAAAGGCGTGAACGAACGCGAAGAATTACAGGACCTGGTCTTAGCGCCATACCGGTTAATGGGAGGCGTCGTAACCCGCCTCCAACCTTTGTTCAAAGGCTTGGATAAAACGCTTTTAAAAGCGAACATGAAGGTAGCGTTCCCAGCTTACGTGGCCTTCACTGTTTTCTACTCAGCCGTGGGAGCGGTGTCCATTTTCATCCCCTCACTTCTGCTGGGTTTGACGTTAGGCGCTACCCTCAAAACCGCCTTGTTGGTGGCGTTCCTGTTAGGTTCGCTGAGTGGAATCATCGTCTTCGCGGCCTTATACCTGTATCCTTCGATGCAGGCCGACAATAGGAAGCGGATCCTAGACGAGGAGCTTCCCTACGTGGCCAGCCACATGGCCGTTCTTTCCAGGGCCGGTTTACCGCCTGAAAGGATTTTCAGGTCGATGGCCGGTGTGGGGTCTCCAGGGTTTCGAAGCGTGGCCGCTGAGGAGGCGAGGAACATCATAAGGGATGTAAGCCTTCTGGGCTACGATGTGATCTCAGCAATGAAGCGGTGCATTCAAAACTCTCCTTCAAAGAGGTTCATCGACTTCCTCGACGGATTCATCTCGGTCACGAGGTCTGGTGGAGACCTAACCGCCTACTTCCTCTCCTCGGCCAAGGCCTTCATGGAGTCCGCTAGGATAGCCGCGAGACAACTAGTCGAAACCCTAGGGGGAATCGCGGAGGCCTATGTTTCAATGATGGTGGTCTTCCCCTTAATCGTCGTCATAATGCTGTCGGTTATGGGTATGATTGGAGGCGGCTTAGGAGGGTTCAGCGCTGTCACCGTCTTGGAGATCGTTACATACGCGGCTGTGCCCATGCTCGCCCTGATTCTGTTGTTGCTGTTGGACTCGATCATGCCGCCTAGGTGA
- a CDS encoding type II secretion system F family protein: MRVSRRDMKVVWAVSVATGLSVAVTAVLNALILKMPLILETDQMIFMALILSIFPPAAVNYLDARWKMSVDKNIPEFLRELSEAGRTGITLTRAVDLASKRRYGPLSSELERVVAKLSWGGSLEEALKDFAGRVDTRLAKRASILLSEIHRSGGDVRDVLDMVSKHIGELQTIEDERRSQLRTYISIIYIAFFIFLFIDLLLLKTLFYRFESLKEMMSEAGGLFLGGGLELRSVQRLMFHMCLIEGLFGGLVAGKMGEGSVGAGLKHSLILMCAGFLAFYLFIWR, translated from the coding sequence ATGAGGGTTTCTAGGAGGGATATGAAAGTTGTTTGGGCGGTTTCAGTGGCGACGGGTTTGAGCGTAGCTGTGACCGCTGTTTTAAACGCCCTTATCTTAAAGATGCCTCTAATCCTTGAAACGGACCAGATGATTTTCATGGCCTTGATCCTATCCATCTTCCCACCCGCGGCGGTGAACTACTTGGACGCGCGGTGGAAGATGAGCGTTGACAAGAACATACCTGAGTTTTTGAGGGAGCTTTCAGAGGCGGGTAGAACCGGGATTACGTTAACGAGGGCTGTGGACTTAGCTTCGAAGCGGAGGTACGGACCCTTATCCTCTGAGCTTGAACGCGTTGTGGCCAAGCTGTCTTGGGGTGGAAGCCTCGAGGAGGCGTTGAAGGATTTCGCGGGGAGGGTTGACACAAGGCTGGCTAAGAGAGCCTCGATCCTACTGTCCGAGATACATCGCTCCGGAGGCGACGTGAGGGATGTGCTTGACATGGTGAGCAAGCATATCGGGGAGCTGCAAACCATAGAGGATGAGAGGAGAAGCCAGCTGAGAACCTACATATCCATCATTTACATCGCGTTCTTCATCTTCCTGTTCATCGACCTGTTGCTGCTGAAAACCCTTTTCTACAGGTTTGAGTCTTTGAAGGAGATGATGAGCGAGGCTGGTGGATTGTTCCTGGGAGGCGGCTTAGAGTTGAGAAGCGTTCAACGCCTCATGTTCCACATGTGCCTCATCGAAGGGCTCTTCGGAGGATTGGTGGCGGGTAAAATGGGCGAGGGCTCTGTGGGGGCCGGGTTAAAGCACTCACTGATCCTGATGTGCGCCGGATTCCTAGCGTTCTACCTGTTTATATGGAGGTAG
- a CDS encoding ATP-binding protein — protein MRDTKTNTYGKSVLGYVDYDSTYLASSSNQCYVVAHPGADLRRGVFVKIGSPSSYFMAQIVDGPYHTREGEARGFKTRYVAELSAFLEEGVPKAVLTRPKPGMAVEPVESQTVRGFLGVSGGMRLGCLSTDRGIDVTLDPSTLTRHVGVFGTTGSGKSNTIQVLMEEACSSGLAVLVFDVEGEYVEMDKPAGRLTDVLAGFGLKPKAVEDLKVYVPYPSSSSRVDAVRFGIRFKDVERDVFSEVAGLTRMEHLYFQDLIEKVEAVTPSGQPVTLKAVVDRLESRLKALADNPTMPPFIAEAHTTLYGKLSLTLKLNIVDVKAPSVKMEEVFKAGRVSVVDFSDASDHVRNIVIADLLHKAFRYKIAHPDSPRLFIVVEEAHAFISREKRDRMLATLMLVVETARRGRKRGLCLGIVTQQPNHLPSELLELCNTRIMHRMSSTANINVLKESTGNVPEGMWSTVPSLGRGEAVISTPKYSRALLVTVRPSLSERIASE, from the coding sequence GTGAGGGATACGAAGACCAACACGTATGGAAAATCAGTTTTAGGGTATGTGGACTACGATTCAACCTACCTGGCTTCGTCGTCGAATCAATGCTACGTTGTGGCTCATCCAGGTGCGGATTTGAGGAGAGGGGTCTTCGTGAAAATCGGCAGTCCCTCCTCCTACTTTATGGCTCAAATCGTCGACGGACCGTACCACACCCGGGAAGGCGAAGCCAGGGGCTTTAAAACGAGGTATGTGGCTGAGCTTTCAGCCTTCCTGGAGGAGGGGGTTCCGAAAGCCGTCCTCACCAGGCCCAAGCCTGGGATGGCTGTGGAGCCCGTTGAAAGCCAGACGGTTCGAGGGTTTCTGGGGGTGTCTGGGGGCATGCGCTTGGGCTGTCTCTCCACCGATAGGGGGATAGACGTGACGTTGGATCCTTCCACGTTGACTAGGCATGTCGGCGTTTTCGGCACGACTGGAAGTGGGAAATCGAACACAATTCAGGTTTTGATGGAGGAGGCGTGTAGCAGCGGCTTGGCGGTGCTGGTTTTCGACGTGGAGGGGGAATATGTGGAGATGGATAAGCCAGCGGGGAGGTTGACGGATGTGTTGGCGGGCTTCGGTTTGAAGCCCAAGGCGGTTGAGGACTTGAAGGTGTATGTTCCCTACCCCTCCTCCAGCAGCAGGGTGGACGCGGTGAGGTTTGGGATCAGGTTCAAGGATGTGGAGAGGGATGTGTTTTCAGAGGTCGCTGGGCTGACCAGAATGGAGCATCTTTACTTTCAAGATTTAATCGAAAAGGTTGAAGCGGTGACCCCTAGCGGTCAGCCGGTTACCTTGAAGGCGGTTGTGGACCGTTTGGAGTCGCGGCTTAAAGCCTTAGCCGACAACCCTACTATGCCGCCCTTCATAGCTGAAGCGCACACCACCTTATACGGGAAGCTGAGCCTCACGTTAAAGCTGAACATCGTCGACGTGAAGGCTCCCAGCGTGAAAATGGAGGAGGTTTTCAAGGCTGGAAGGGTTTCGGTTGTGGATTTCAGCGACGCCTCGGACCATGTGAGGAACATCGTCATAGCCGACTTGCTGCATAAGGCGTTTAGATATAAGATCGCTCACCCCGATTCCCCGAGGCTGTTCATCGTCGTCGAGGAAGCCCACGCCTTCATCAGCAGGGAGAAAAGGGATAGAATGCTGGCGACGCTCATGTTGGTTGTTGAAACGGCTCGGCGGGGGAGGAAAAGGGGTTTATGCCTAGGCATCGTTACCCAGCAACCAAATCATCTGCCCTCCGAGCTGCTGGAGCTGTGCAACACCAGGATCATGCATAGAATGAGCTCCACGGCGAACATCAACGTGTTGAAGGAGTCGACGGGAAACGTTCCAGAGGGCATGTGGAGTACTGTGCCATCTCTGGGGAGGGGTGAGGCGGTGATTTCCACGCCTAAATACTCAAGAGCCCTTCTGGTGACCGTGAGGCCGAGCCTGTCTGAGAGAATCGCCTCAGAGTAG